TGCAATCGAAAACCCTTTGTTTTTTAGTATCCAAGCGCTATCTTTTTCATACCGAATAGGGGCAAGATCTCTATATTGAAAGTTATATGCCGTCTCACCACCATAGAAAATTGGTTCACGCATTACACTTGCTCGCCTAAAAGGATTTTCCTTTTCTTCAATTGCCCCTTTCAAAGCTGTTGGTGGCAACATCATTGCATAATGTAGCTCATGCAAAAGTCTTTCTGTTTCCGCTCCCATTTTACTGAAGGCATCATAGCTTGGCTTTGTAAAATCAATATTTTCCTTTAACATTAAACCTAACAAGACAGATTGCTCATTCCTAATCAAACGACTTTGAGAAAACTGATCTAGAATATCTTCTGCTGACACTTCTTTATCAAAACCAATCACATTATCCCGTACGCAAAGGTAAGCAAACACATGAATAAAACCAGATTGCGTACAAACCGTAGCCAGATCTTTAAAAATATCTTCTTCGGCTCGAGTCTCTTTAACAACTTCTTGTAAAGATTCTAATGAATTCTCAGCGCTCATATTGACCTACCTGTTTTCTTTTAACAAACGATAATGCCCCTGCTATACTTAGCAGAGGCATTAAGTGCTTTTACTGACTTTCCATCATAAATTTTCAAATATCCACAAAGCATTACATAACAAAGCAAGGTTACGCCTCATTAAAAAAAAAGAAAAGGTTAGCCAATATGCAAAGTTCAAATATGACAATTAAATATTCTACCAATCAACCCTTTCCATCTCCTCCTGCACACTCTCTGCGGTTATTCGAATAGGCAATCGCAGATGCCGAACAAGCACACCGTCATCTACTAGCTTACGAACAGTGCGCTCTGAGATGTTTAAGCAGTAGGCGGCTTCATCTACTCTAAGAAATTTTTTGGCTTGTAGCATTTCTTCAGGAAGCATGGAGAACTTACTTTGTGTCTGCGATGCCGGGAACTGCATGGGCACTTGAAAGCCTTCTGTATTCTTTGGGGTACAGCGCTTATTACAACCAAGGCAGTGCAAGATAGGCCAGCGATGTAGCCAATAGGCACGAGAGGCGTCTTTGCAGCCAAACTTTGAATAGACGTCCTCAGCTATTTCCCCTCCGAAGGGGCGAAAGCCTTCAATCATCATTTGCGCCATTACGCGGCATAGCTTGCTATTCATACCACCTCCAACACGGCCTTAGCCTGTGCCGTAAAAAGCTTATCGCATCTCTTGCAATGCATTGATGTAACAGAGCAGCGGCTACACGCGACTTGCTTGATTGCTGTAAAAATTTGCTCTTCTGGCCTACGCTCATTCAATGCGTTTTCTATACGCTCAACTTGCCGCGCTGAGTTTCCAGCGTAAACGCCGCGCAGCACCATGTAGACGGTGGAACGGTTCAGCTGGAATTCATGCAGCTTGCAAAAGTTATGGATAGTGCCAAACCGTTCTTGTATTTGCGCTGCAAGCTCTGCATGTTCGGGACTGATCTGCATCTAGTCGGTGTCGATTCCGCGAGCTTGGCAACGGCTCACTAAATCCTTAGTAATAGTCTGCAATGCGGCCTGATCGTTAAGCCAGATGAAGCTTTCAACACCGAACTGCTTTTTCATACGAGTATCTACTCCGCTCATCTTCCAGCCAAGCTTCTTCCATAACGCAAGTATGTAGCGCTTCTGCTGAACATGCGGTGCATTATCAGGAATGACATAGAAATCTTCTGTGGGCTTGGCAGTTGGCTTGCTCTTGGTGGCGAACACTGCCCCACGTTCTTCCATGTGACGCATCAACCTATATCGTTGCTTAAAATTAAGCTTTGCGGCAGTGGCTACGCCAAACATGTCGTCCAGCATGGCGCGATATGTTTCATCATCAAGGCCAAGCTGTTTCTTGCCCATATGAATT
This sequence is a window from Halodesulfovibrio aestuarii DSM 17919 = ATCC 29578. Protein-coding genes within it:
- a CDS encoding helix-turn-helix domain-containing protein, whose translation is MNSKLCRVMAQMMIEGFRPFGGEIAEDVYSKFGCKDASRAYWLHRWPILHCLGCNKRCTPKNTEGFQVPMQFPASQTQSKFSMLPEEMLQAKKFLRVDEAAYCLNISERTVRKLVDDGVLVRHLRLPIRITAESVQEEMERVDW
- a CDS encoding regulatory protein GemA; its protein translation is MSRNAELAKIHMGKKQLGLDDETYRAMLDDMFGVATAAKLNFKQRYRLMRHMEERGAVFATKSKPTAKPTEDFYVIPDNAPHVQQKRYILALWKKLGWKMSGVDTRMKKQFGVESFIWLNDQAALQTITKDLVSRCQARGIDTD